The DNA sequence AGAGGGGTTTCTTTATCGACTTTCTTGGTATCGCGAAAAGCACATTCAATCGCTCTTAAGATTCTCTCTCGACGAAAAGGAACAATGCTACCATTGCGTTTGACAACAGTGAAATGCTGTAGGGAGGAAGCCATCTGAGATGAGGAGTTACACTCTTTGATTTTCACAGGATCTTCTTGAGTCATTGAACCTTTCATATATTTTTTTTGCTCCAAGTATTTTAGTTTTTTATAAAGATGCTAGGTCTTGGGTCTGTTTATTATACCTCCTAGGTTAACGTTTTAAGCAATTACAGCGAAGTCTAAAAAATAAAAGATCATTATACTACATATGGTAGTTTATTTGAATCATACACACCATATATAGTAGTCAAAAGCTACTTGTCTAGTAAAAAATATACTTTTTAAAAAGTTATTTTTATGCTTTTCTAAGCAAAGAACTTAAGTGATTAGAGTGCAACAATTCTAAGAAACTGATACGATTTTGTATGTAAGGGAAAAACAATTTTAAGATTAAAAAAAGGAGGATTATGCGAAGGGTTTATCTAATTCCCAACATGATCACAGCTTTTGGCTTAGCTTGTGGGTTATTTGTTATTTTTAAAGTAAATATGGTAGAGCCTGGTTCTGGATTGTTTCAAGTATTGCGTATATCGGTGCTGTTATTATTAGTGGCAGCTTTTGCAGATTTATTAGACGGCGCTGTTGCTCGAGCATTTCGAGCAGAGAGTGAGTTTGGATTTATTTTTGACTCATTAGCAGATGCTATATCTTTTGGAGTAGCACCATCTGTTTTGCTTCTCAAAACATTATCATTAGAGCCGGGAACAGGACTGTCTTTTTTAGCTGTTTTAGGTGCTATGCTCTATTCCATCTGCGGTATTTTACGACTCGTTCGTTTTAATGTAAAAACAACAGAACCTAAAACAAATGCAGAAGCTTTATCTGCAAAAAAACACTTTACAGGTCTTCCTATTCCCGCTGCTGCTTTAGCAGCGGTTTCTCTAAACCTTTTATTTGCATCTGACTTTTTCCATAACTATTTTCCTCTATCTGAAGAAGTACATGCTACCACTTTAAGCATTGTAATGATTATTTTAGGATATTTTATGGTAAGCCGTTGGAAGTTTCCCAGCTCTAAAGCCCTGCATTTTCGAGTCCCTTCTTTTCAGTTGGTTTTTGGGACCGTTATCTCAGCGATTTTTGTTTTTTATGGAACGCTTTACTTCTTTCCCATTATGCTAACTATGGTAACATGGAGTTATATTCTTCTGGGATGGACTTTATCGATTATCCGTTTGATTGCAGGTAGAAAATCAAAAACCCTAGTGGATTTCGAACCAGAGGATGAGGACTAATGAATAAGGACCTTGTCATTATTTTATTAGCTATCATTGGATGGGGGCTTTGGTTAGTTGCGCTTATGAGTCGAAAAAGACTAGAGATTTCCTTAGCCCTAGCCCAGAAAAAAGCAGAAGAAGCATCTACTTTAGATCTGCAATTAAAAGAAAAAGAAAAAGAGATTTTTACTCTTTTGTTGCAGCAAAAAAGCTCTGAAGAAAGACAACAAGCCATAAAGCTAGCAGAACAACATTTTAAGCTTCTATTTCAGTCTCTATCTTCTCAAGCGCTAGAGCACAATAACAAACAATTTCTATCTGTTGCTGAAACAGAAATTGCTAAATGGCGTATCTCTGCTCAATCAGATTTAGATAAACGCAAACAATCAGTAGAAGAAATGCTTGTGCCTTTTAAAGAAACTCTGGTCAAACTTGATCTAGAGATGCGTAAATATGAAAATGAACGTAGATCTGAGCGAGAGGTTTTTAAAGAGCAAGTACGCGCTTTAACCGATAGTGAAAGACAACTTAAAGCAGAAACAGCCAATCTTGTACAAGTGCTAAAAAATCCTCAATCTCGTGGTAGATGGGGAGAAATGCAATTAAAGAGAATCGTTGAATTAGCTGGTATGCTTAACTATTGTGACTTTTATGAGCAAAAACATAAATCTACAGAAGAAGCAAGCATCAGACCCGATCTTCTCGTTCGTTTGCCCGGTGGTAAGCAAATTATCGTTGATGCCAAAGTCCCTTTAGAAGCGTACTTAGAAGCTATGTACCATTCTGATGAAAAGATCAAAGAGACTAAATTTCGCGATCATGCGCGTCATATAAGAGCTCATGTCAATGCTTTGAGTAAAAAGAGTTATTGGGAGCACTTTCAACCCGCTCCTGAATTTGTCATTTTGTTTTTACCAGCAGAAGCTTTTTTTAGTGCAGCGCTTGAGCATGATCCTTCTTTAATTGAAGTAGGTGCGGAGCAAGGAGTCATCATTGCAACCCCAACTACCCTCATAGCGCTTTTACGTACAGTGTTTTACGGTTGGAGACAGGAAAACTTATCCAAACAATCAGAGAAAGTAAGAGAGCTTGGTCAAGAGTTATATAAAAGATTGCTTGATATGACAGGGCATTGGTCTAAAATGGGTAAAAGTTTGGCTCAAGCAGTTGAATCCTATAATAAAGCAGTAGGATCTTTAGAAACCCGTGTTTTAGTAACAGCGCGCAAATTTAAAGATTTACAATTGCTCTCTGAAGAAGTGGATTTAGAACCGTTATCTGAAATTGATAAAAAACCACGAGATTTGCAAATTGCTGAGCTTATGACTCCCAAGACTTAGACTCTGCTCTTCCTAATGGATTCTAGAGAAACATCCTGAGAATTATTAAATTTTTCTATTCATGCAGTTATAGTAAAAGTTTTTTCTGGGTCAATTGGAGCAGAAATTAGTGGAATAGATTTATCTCATCAGGAATATGCCATGTAAGCATCATACTTCTTTGTCGTGAAAGTTTAAAGTTAAATTGCTATATTAAAGAAAATGAAAATTTCAAAAGATTCATTCCTAACTATAAAAGTTAGAAATGCGGGACCGTGCTTTTAAAAGATGGGAAATAAATGATTTGAATATCAGCAAACCGCTGTAAATCAAAAAGGCATTCAAAAAAATTGCAAGAAGAGGTCAAATTTGTTTGGTTTCTTTATTTAAGAAAGAGCAAGGATCTGGAAAAATAATACTTTTGCAAGAAATGTAAAAAGGAGCTCACATAAGCTCCTTTTATTTCTTAAAATTACTTAACATCTAAAACAAAATAGGAGGGGAAAGCAAAATTATTATTAGGGCGTGGTGTAGCAACAAGAGAAACTCTTTTACCTACTAAATCCTGTAAATTGACAATGGTACTATATACATAGGCAACAGGAATATCTTTATCGCGTAGAATAAAATCTCCGGGTTTATTTTTAACAGCAGAGTTATAGGCTTCAACAATTCCGGAAATGACATTAGCCGTAATTTGTTGTTCTTGATAGTAGTCTTGCATATTTTTGTTGTAGTTCATGTTGGTCCAAGTTAAGAAAAGAGCTTCTTCTACATGTTCCCACATCTTCATCTTATCGGTTTGGTTAATACAAACCGTATTATCTGCATCGGCTCTACCGTCTTCTGTATCAGAAAAAGTATCTTGGGTTTGCATGGCTTCTAAGTATTGGATTCTTTTGTGCAGATATTTTTCTTGAAAATCCACTAGAGAGTCTTTGGCTTGCTCAGAAACAGCAGCAATATCTTTATATTCATGGATTAATTCATTGTAGGCGTCCACTCGTTTTGTAAAATCGATTTCATCTACATTTTTATGCAGATCTGATTTTGCAAGTAAATTAGCTGAAGCTAGTTTTTGTTCTGCTGTAGCAATACGCAGATCAAATTGTTCTTTTACTTCAGGGCCACCTATGTATTCTATATACTGCTTTGCAACATAAAATTGTACTTGTGATGGACAATCAATTTCAAACCACTTTTGATCTTTAGAAGAAATTAAGGGATTGGTTACAGCATAGCCATGATGAAAAAAACCGGCACTAGGTGCATCCACACTTGGTTCTAAGCGAATATTGACGCGATTGCCTTCTATAAAATTATCCAGTACATATTTACGGGAGACATATACTTTGAAGTCTTTTTGAGGAGAGACTACCCAAAAGTCTTCTTTTTCTCCAACAATGGATAAGAGCTCATCTGCTTGCATTTCTGCAACCACATCGCTCTCTAAACTTGGATTTAATCGTAATCTGACTTTTTTTCCTCTTACTTTACC is a window from the Candidatus Rhabdochlamydia porcellionis genome containing:
- a CDS encoding CDP-alcohol phosphatidyltransferase family protein; this encodes MRRVYLIPNMITAFGLACGLFVIFKVNMVEPGSGLFQVLRISVLLLLVAAFADLLDGAVARAFRAESEFGFIFDSLADAISFGVAPSVLLLKTLSLEPGTGLSFLAVLGAMLYSICGILRLVRFNVKTTEPKTNAEALSAKKHFTGLPIPAAALAAVSLNLLFASDFFHNYFPLSEEVHATTLSIVMIILGYFMVSRWKFPSSKALHFRVPSFQLVFGTVISAIFVFYGTLYFFPIMLTMVTWSYILLGWTLSIIRLIAGRKSKTLVDFEPEDED
- a CDS encoding DNA recombination protein RmuC; translation: MNKDLVIILLAIIGWGLWLVALMSRKRLEISLALAQKKAEEASTLDLQLKEKEKEIFTLLLQQKSSEERQQAIKLAEQHFKLLFQSLSSQALEHNNKQFLSVAETEIAKWRISAQSDLDKRKQSVEEMLVPFKETLVKLDLEMRKYENERRSEREVFKEQVRALTDSERQLKAETANLVQVLKNPQSRGRWGEMQLKRIVELAGMLNYCDFYEQKHKSTEEASIRPDLLVRLPGGKQIIVDAKVPLEAYLEAMYHSDEKIKETKFRDHARHIRAHVNALSKKSYWEHFQPAPEFVILFLPAEAFFSAALEHDPSLIEVGAEQGVIIATPTTLIALLRTVFYGWRQENLSKQSEKVRELGQELYKRLLDMTGHWSKMGKSLAQAVESYNKAVGSLETRVLVTARKFKDLQLLSEEVDLEPLSEIDKKPRDLQIAELMTPKT
- a CDS encoding SH3 domain-containing protein; this encodes MSKSFKFFYASLCVFSFHVLFADGFAQEDVFNDSLPAVQNSETPSISLSTQQGSFEPFTGKVRGKKVRLRLNPSLESDVVAEMQADELLSIVGEKEDFWVVSPQKDFKVYVSRKYVLDNFIEGNRVNIRLEPSVDAPSAGFFHHGYAVTNPLISSKDQKWFEIDCPSQVQFYVAKQYIEYIGGPEVKEQFDLRIATAEQKLASANLLAKSDLHKNVDEIDFTKRVDAYNELIHEYKDIAAVSEQAKDSLVDFQEKYLHKRIQYLEAMQTQDTFSDTEDGRADADNTVCINQTDKMKMWEHVEEALFLTWTNMNYNKNMQDYYQEQQITANVISGIVEAYNSAVKNKPGDFILRDKDIPVAYVYSTIVNLQDLVGKRVSLVATPRPNNNFAFPSYFVLDVK